The sequence TCTTTTCGCCGGTTTCTCACTGAAACTCATTTCAATTTTCGCAGAGGAAGCACTTTTTTCCAATTCCTGTAATGTTAGAGAAACCCTAAATTGGAGTTTCGATTAGTAGTTAATCAGGAAGTCTTGTATTCCTCTTTTGAATTCCGAGCATCTTTACTAAGTTTCTGCTGGAATTGTGGCTTTCTACCTTGTAATCAACTGATTTCCTTTCGGTTTGGGTTTGGGTTTAGGAAATTGAAGCTTAAATCAGTGAAATAGAGCCCAATTTTGCATAAGTTTGGTGGgtttttgctttgattttcaGCAGATTAGTGTAGCAGATAGTGGGAAGAAAAGgcaaaaatggataaatacgAACTTGTCAAGGATATAGGCTCTGGAAATTTTGGTGTGGCAAGGCTCATGAGAAACAAGGAGACTAAAGAGCTTGTGGCGATGAAATACATTGAAAGAGGACATAAGGTTTGCACTATTCATACTTATAGTAGCAGATCACCTGTACTTTTGTAGGTTGCTGTTACTCATTTCAACtatttgtgtttgtgtttttggtTTGTTAAATTCATGGGTTTGAGTTTTTAGACTGATCTAAGTGCGCTTTTAGCCTTTTCTTCTATTGGGTGTATACCtcatttattaaattcgtGTTGTTTGCTGTACAAATGAATTTCCTGGAGATTAGATGCTTATTTCTGGTTTTGGCTGTAGATTGATGAGAATGTGGCGCGAGAGATCATAAATCATAGATCACTTCGGCATCCTAACATAATTAGATTCAAAGAGGTGATGAACCTGATTTTCTTGGAGTTTTCTCTTAGATTAAGTTTATTATGCTGACTTCTAGTTTGGGTTTTGGGATGCAGGTGGTTTTGACGCCCACTCATCTGGCCATCGTTATGGAATATGCTGCAGGTGGAGAACTGTTTGAGAGGATCTGCAATGCTGGAAGATTTAGTGAAGATGAGGTATTACAGCTTTTGTCTTTCCCTGActttagttttgtaataaatGGATATGGTTCCCTCAAGAAAGGGGTATTAGTTTCTACATCTTGAACGTCATGGTCTATATTTCCTCATATTTCAGGCCAGGTACTTTTTCCAGCAGCTTATTTCTGGAGTCAATTACTGCCACTCCATGGTGAGGACTTAGCATACAAGTTGGCTCATATATGGATGagtgaaaatttatgttattttctgaATCCATTGATCCTTACACATGTTTGATCTCAGCAAATATGCCATCGTGATTTGAAGCTGGAGAACACCCTTCTGGATGGAAGCCCTGCTCCACGCCTGAAAATATGTGATTTTGGTTACTCAAAGGTAATAATAAGTTATCTCTCTACGTTTAACTTACTGGCTACAGGTGAATTTTGCACCAGCAGGCTCCATTACTGTGTTGTTCTATCTGTTGTTTAGTCATCTCTGCTTCATTCAAGGCCCAAATCAACTGTTGGCACACCTGCTTATATAGCTCCAGAGGTTCTATCTAGAAGAGAATATGACGGGAAGGTAAGCATGTTAGCCTGTTCTCTTGTGGTAATATTCCCATTAATTGCCGgctgttatttatttttgtctatttttccTGCTTTCTTCTGGTTTGATAACTTGTTTGTATTATGTTAGCTCACTTATTATCTGCAACGCATCTTCAGTTTTTCTCTGGCTACgttttattatgataatgaGTATATTATGCTTGGGAATTGACACAATAAGTCCTTTACCCTTTTCTATGAAATGGGCCCGCTCCCTTCTTCCCAGCCCTCTTGCTTACTATGAGCTCAGGCCAACTAGCTCAGTTTTATACCACCCTCTATGAGTTACTAGGTTGTATTTCATCCCTCCCTCTATGGTCTGTGTGCCTCCATGCATGCCCCTGCATGAAGAATGAAATTGCttgattttgcatttttgtttAACTTTGGTTGGTTTTGGTCCAGTTGGCTGATGTATGGTCGTGTGGCGTGACACTTTATGTTATGCTGGTTGGAGCATATCCCTTTGAAGATCAAGAAGATCCAAGGAACTTCAGGAGAACCATCCAAGTAAACCTTTTCACTGGGTCCTTTTGATGTTCCAAGGgctttttattctttcatatttatgtTGAGGACGTATATTGTCATTTATCCCTAATATATTGATCCTCTTTCCCAGAGGATAATGGCTGTCCAGTACAAGATCCCTGACTATGTCCACATATCTCAAGATTGTAGGCACCTCCTTTCTCGCATTTTTGTCGCCAATCCAGCTAGGGTAAGTGTTCTCATTTCATAACTGAAGTTTCTCTCAGACCgacttcttttatgttttggtGGGGGCCAACTGATCATAATCTACTTCTACTTGTACTTCCAGATCATGATAACTTCAGATTGCTTTAATACTGAGATTTGGTCATTTTTGTCACTTTTAGTCAGGATTTTTGCTATATGAAATTGGGCACAATCCTTGATCGATATCCAAAATAGTAAATGATTGATTTGCATGCTAATGTATTAATACATTTGAATTAGAATCCTTTCTGACTATTGGGCCTACATCAATGGATGTGAGTGCTTAGTTTATCGGTTGACTCCTTGCTTATGATGAACTACTCTGATTTTGTAACTTGTTAGTTAATAACCATTTCGAAAATTGAGCTTCAAGATTAtctttaatcttaaaatttttctatccACAAACtgttttcatataatattacagTAAAGCAAATATAAATCTTGTTGGAATCTTAGATGACTCTTTATTGTGTTTgttccaaataattttaagattgcTGCTATTTGTGTGAATTGGAAAGAGGTACGATGTTAACATAAGCTCGACATCTTCTTAACATAGATTTTGTGTCTGGGTCACTTGTACTTATGACCGTGCCACCATAGATTGGGTGGTGTCATCATTGTAATTCCCATATCAGATTCTCTCTTGATGGGATCCAGGAGTAACTGAATACTACAACTATTTAGGCCTAAAATTACCTACATTACATATTACCAAATGATTATTATGTGTTGTGCAGAGAATTACTATCAAAGATATCAAGACACACCCATGGTTTCTGAAGAATTTACCAAGGGAATTAACAGATGCAGCTCAGGCTACATACTACCGTAGAGAAAATCCCACCTATTCCCTTCAAACTGTCGAGGAGATCATGAAAATTGTGGAGGAGGCCAAAACACCTGCTCCTGTGTCCCGCTCAGTTGGTGGTTTTGGGTGGGGAGGCGAAGAGGAGGAGGATAAAGAGGAAGATGTAGAAGAAGAGGAGgtggaggaagaagatgaagacgAGTACGAGAAGCAAGTGAAGGCCGCTCATGCAAGTGGGGAGGTACGTCTCACTTGAGGCCTCTCTTAATGATGTACAAGACGTGATTTTAGTTTGGCAAACCTCATCATACTTTTGTGGTTGTAAAGAGTTCGAGTTTACTCGGAATGTGGGCTTCAATAAGTCTGTACATGTTTAGCGtcgttgttgttgttgctCAGGAGGCTTGTGCAGTTTACTTTGCTGAGGGAACTTGCAAAACTGCGTTGTTGTGAataaccaaaagaaaaaggggaaCATTGTGAAGAAATTTTTAGGGTTTGTTTGCGTGGAACATATGTGGTGTTTGCAGTTTAGACATAGTTGTTATTTGGGTCTTACCAAAGAATACTGTATTgtatttatgtgaatttatatttaattgtgatCTTGTGTTTGCTCCCATCTCCCTCACCCCCATCccatcaaaaagaaaagaaaaggaaacacTTGCATGTAATCTTGTGTTTAGACCTAGttcttattttattgcatgtagtgaaaaaaatttgttattttataaaagtactCTCGAGTTTGCCTGAGGGAGTGTTTGTGAGAACTTTGGAAAAgcgtttttcaatttttaattttaaagagataattaGATGTTTGGGATGttaattcttgtttttgaAATTGTTCCAAAAAGTATTTTGAAGCTAAAAGTTACAAGCATTTTGGGAGATGCTGCTTTTCGTTGTTTAGGTCTttttatagataaatttaaCTTTCTATTGTTCTATTTTATCTTCATTCTAATGATCTTAATTCAagttcacttttttttttttaaatttattttcaaaattttcatctagATATAAtgtgttttcaaataattaattttaataatttataatttcacatatttaaaattttattttctatgttatcttatactaatatgaaaaaatgtaaattacatTGCTGTGATagattaatagaaaaatatatctttttggcaataatacaaatttatttatcgtctatgaatgaacaaattaattatgttacgTAGTGGGGCATTATTGGattaacatttaattattttaatgtatttaatattttgataataatgacaatatttataaaataaaataaaatatactacttgaaataaaaaaggttataaaaaataattatttaacaaaagacaattataaatattaagcgAATTCTTTTCAATCACCACCCACTTCTAATTcagctataattttttaatttttacaacaCTTAACATCGGACGTATGAAAGAAGAGAAGGTGGGGGGAATGCAAATTCATTTCCTTGGCAGAAAAGCAACAGGCATCAGCATGTCCCTGACTGGGTTTAAGAATTTTGATCCAACAATTAACATACAACACTTTATTCAAGTGATAAATTGCTCCTAAGACACCaccaacaaatttaccaccaGACAGAAACACAACATCCTCTTCCTTATTCAttcatctatatatacatattccaTCTTCCAATCcaatatcattttttctaCACAACATCAATACCCTCGGATCTTTTTTACACCATCACATGCCAAAGATTAATTTGTACACAGCAGCTAAACAATCAGGATGCTAACAAATATGTACAACACAACCAAGTAAAACTCAATCTTTCGTCAAGTTTGCATACCAAGGGCCGTGAACGATCACAGACACCTTGGCTGTGACCACCAGCACCGTTGCAGCTTTGACAACCTCATCGACAAGCAGGGACGCCCCAACTTTCTGTAACGCCGTTTCTGCTAATTCTCTCCCTTGTTTTCCAGTTCCTCCAAGCACAATTCCTCTCAAGGCCAGATATACGGCACGAGAGACACGGGTGAAAACAGCATCATCTTCTTGCAGGCTTTTACTCAACATCCTGGCCATTAGTTCTTTCATTGGATGAAGCTTAGTGTCAACTGATTTGTCGTCTTCAGGGGTGAGCATCTCGACAATATCTTTGATGCCAGCATCTGCAGCCGAGTCGAGACATTCAGAAAGCTGTTTAACACTGCTGGAAAGTATGGTGTCCATTTGCGCTTGGCTGGTTACTATTCGCTGACTCAGAAGAGTCTGCCGCAAGACTAAAACACTGCAGTCGTGCGATTTTAAAGAATCCGTAAGTAGGTGGAAGGGAAAAATAAGCCAATTGGATTATAGAATGAAAGAATCAATATTTTCCACATTATGCATCCAAAACCTACCTTGTTGCTATCACAACAATCTTCTGGACTTGGGACTGCACACCTCTTAGCCTGAAGAGATTGAGGCTCATAGTTTCCGGCAGCTCACCTTCTGTCAAACCAGCTATCTTGTTTACCAACTTCAACAAGCCTAACCTCACCAACAGATCAATCTCCTCTCCTTTGCATTCCAAATGGGGATCAATGGTCTCTGGAGTAAGAACAATAAGTGTTGACATTCACTATTTTACAATGATTAGTAGCAAAACAAATTAAGAGATGCATATTCTGACACAAAATACCAACCAATAAAGGTTGTAGCACTCGACGTTGAAGATACATCAACTTGATTTCCGTtcattttaactaatgaacTTCCTCCGGTTCGAAGAGTAGTGGTCGGCAGAAAACTTGACGAATTCTCTTGTCTCCTTGTCAACTCAGAGAGTAAACATTTGTGTTCGTTCCATTCCTCATCTTTACCTCCGCGTACAGATGAAAGCCATTTTGCAGTGGAGGGTAAAGCAGTCAGCGCGTTAGACGGATGGCCATATCGATTAGTGAAAGcttttccaagaaaatataagGCCTCAGGTCCGTTCAAGAACGGTTCCAAAATTCTGATGCGCGCTTTGCTTACTTCTTGCTTCAGTTCCTGGGACAAGACAAAGCATTCTCCCATcataaaatgagaatgtaattAAGGATGTATAACTGCTTCAAGTACTTGTCTTAAGCCAGACAAAGATCCTCTTTGTTCTaggataaaaaaagatatgcagctgaaatcataattaaagCAGAATCAATACCTGTATTTGTTCTAGGACAAAACGCAGGCCCTTAATTAAAGCGATTACTTGTGAATTCTCTGAGCTGCCACTGGCCCAACACGTCTCCGCAAGATCTTTCATAAACTGCTGGTGCTTTTTCTTCAATTCATCCTCATAAGCTGGAGCGGACAGCTTCCGCAGAGTGGTCAATGCATATTCGAGAATCCTcccaagaaaattgatgtctAATTTTCCCGAGTTCAGCACCTAGAGTTAAGACAACCAAAATAAGTTGATCAATATTTCTGAATGGCAGAAGTAACCAGAAGAGCAGAGaaacaaattataacataattcACCTGAGTGAGAATTTCCAGGTCAATAGCTTCAATAATTTCTTGTCTCCAGCTCGCTGGGGCCAATGCACAAATTCCATCCCTCACCTCGCTCATCAATCCCACAACATGACTGTAGTTAGGTTCATCCTGTCTCACAGATTCAATGATGCCATCCCAAAATGCTTTTTCCATCGTCTCTTTTACCTTTGCCTGGTCATGACATAagatttcacaaaaattagtataaacaGCTTGTGAaagatcaatatataataaagatgGCATAAGCAGGCTAAAACCACGAACCATGATGTTGCTTTGATATCCACCAGCTGAACTGAAGCTATCAGCAAAAGCAAGGCGCTCCCCGTGAACATATTCATTGACAATCCTCACATTCTCCATGTCCAAACTCTCACCAGAGAATCGGGAAATGCTAGAGCTTGACACAGGGGAACTAACTTCCTTAGGGTCAGCATGTTCCCTGAATAAAGATCGCACCACTGAGCTTTGCTTTTGAGAGCTCACAGATGCATTACTCGCTTTAACTGAGCTaccaaaagaagaagaggaagctGGACTTGGGGATAGGATAAGTGTAGACAACGGAGTTATTGGGCTCCCGTTCTCCTttgcattaaaaaatttcttccGTGTGTCAGAAAGTGCAGTTTCCATACGCTCAATACCAGCACCTCCACCAAGGTGTAGTACTTTCTCTCTTAAGAGTTTCTGATCCTCAGATACCTGCAGTACACGGTAGGCACATCAAGAATGAATCATCGTGGATATTCCTCTCCAAGTCTTAGACGTACCACTTTCCTATTTCCAAAAGGaacattttttataacaaaaatgcaGATGGTCCTTAAAGTTTAAAgtcaaatttcttatattcTATACTATTACGGTAACTAACACCAAATGGTAATGTTCAGCaagaaaagttagaaaaagaattacttGAATGTTCAGCAAGAAagttagaaaaagaattacttGAATGTTCAGCAAGAAAAGGCTATCGGTTCTTAGATAGGATAAAGCTAGGGGACAAACCTGTTTCTGGATAGCTTTCATATCATGTGAGAGAGGACCACTGTCCCCATCAGGAGTCATCTTGCAGGTCTGAATCATAGAAAGCTCCAGACGACAAGCAGCTCTAACCAAATCCTCCTCTAATGACCTAGCATCCTTAGCCTTCCACACCACAAAGCTATTCAAGAAGGAGCACCAGGCAGAATCAAATGCTGCAAGCTGAGCCCTGAAGGTCCGACGCATCATTACATGGCCAGATTCCTCATCCGAAACTTCCAAGGGCCCATTTAGTATTATCTTAATCAGCAAATCGAACTCCTTCACAAATTTCACAGCAGATTTTACCAAAGCCGCCTCGCGCTCTCCTTGGCCACTAATTACAGCATCTGGATGACCCAGTATCATGtaagcacagagaacaactCTCACTTGGTACCTTGATAGAGGAAGATTTCTACCGACATGTCTGCTGGGTAAtgtctttttctcttctctgtTGAAGACGGCTTTCCTAGGTACTTCCTTCCTTTTCGGAGAGGCTACTCGCTTGAGGAGATGGTCAATGTCATTCCAAGCGGAAGGATTAGGAATACATTGAGATAATCTGTAGCGAATTTCAAGCCGATCGAGCAAAGCCTTAGTAGTATGAAGTGTATCAGTTGACTGAATAAGAAGTGCAAACTGCTCAAATGGCAGTGACTTCACTGATTTCTCATTAATATTCAAGTCATTATACGCTTTGACTAGAGTCACAGTCGTTTTCTTCAGCATTGTGAACTTCTTCCAGCACCTGCAATATTTTCAAGATGAGAAATATCCTAAGCTCAGTTTGCAGGACAATTTGCAAGAATTCCTTATTTCTAGAAAAACGTTTATTAAGGCACAGGGAGCTTGTCTAAACTCCAAGAGACCCATGTACAAATAGCTAAGGGGGCAGTACGTCAAATGGAAACTTAAAAAGgtcaaatgaaataagaaTGCTAAAAATACCTTGCTATTTTTCTGGCAAGTATATCAGCCTGCTCATGCATGGTGTGCAAGCTATTAAGGACAGCGTTATATGGTCTTCCTCTCTGCTTCAAATACTCTGCTCTCTTTCTCCTCGCCTATTCACATCAAAAACTCAAAAGTTCTAACAGCATGGccaaaacaaacaagaaatcaTGTATTCTAAAATGTTGATTAACAGTACCCGTTGCAGTCTGTCTTCTAGcttgtttttcatttcactTCGCTCAATCTCTCTCTGGTGAGAGATAGAGCTGGCTACTTTTTGCACCTGTAAGACCCTAGCACGTGCCTTCCTCTTCTCTGCTTCTAGTAATCCCAGTCGCTTTCTCTCAGCAGCTGCACGCTTCTGGCACATTGCAGCACGCACCCGCTCTTTGTACTTACTCTCTCGAGCGGATCGTCGCATTAATGACTGAGAGGTCCTCTCCTTCAGAGTGGCCCTCCTTTGCCGATAAGCCCGAAGAATAAGCAGTCTGTTGGCCTCTGCTTGCCGAACTCGCATTTCAACCTTCGTACCTAACTCAGCACGTTCCTTTTTGAAGCGCATTTCCACCTGTGTCTTAGCAGCCTGCCGCAACTCATCAAGCTTAGCCAGCCGCATCTGAGCATTAGCCAGCATACTCAACCTATGTTTTCAAATAGCAAAATTAGTATATGCACACACACATTATCATTCACTGCTGTTTAAGGATTGGCATGCAAGAGATCTGGACCCACATTACAGTAAGCAAAAGGGCAAGCATAAACATGACaaacatgaaaaacaaattcacCAAACCACTAAACAAGCTGATGCAGCAACCTATGTTGAAATAGCAAAATTAGTATATGCACACACACATTATCATTCACTGCTGTTTCAGGATTGGCATGCAAGAAGATCTGGACCCAGATTACAGTAAGCAAAGGGCAAGCATAAACATGACAAACAtgtaaaaaacaaattcacCAAACCACTAAACAAGCTGATGCAGCAaggaaatttaattattcatggtATGTCTTCTAATAATCACTACGATTGCAACAAGGTGGAAGTTTTGATAATCTTAAGTTAACAAATGCAAAATGTGAGCAAGTATGAAAGAGAGATATGAATGCACTACTGTGCTACTTGGACTGATGTGGCTTTGAAGTAAGACCCAGGGACCACAAGTTTACCTCTTCTCTTCAGCAGCTAGGAGCTTAGCCTCCAAGCGCTGTCCAAGATCATCTTCATGAGATGAAGATCGTGAAGGGCTTCTGGGCTTCGGCCTAGCCTTGCTTGATAAATTCTCATAGAATTTCTGCAGTTTGAacgatgaaaaaaattatcatgtcAAAGCCTATCAATATAGTCAAAATCTGTAACCAAAGAATAATAATGATGCACAAAACACCAgcagacaaaaaagaaaagtaacaATAAGTTGATAAGATGCGGCTTTGAGTTACTCACTTCAAGAGACGAGAGAAATCAGGATTGGTATTTAGCAGGATCAACAGGATTAAAACAGTATTGTGATAAAGACTCGTAATTCTCATCAGAACCATGGCATGTACTACTACAAggatataaatattaacagcAAGAAGAATGACATGTTCAACCAAACATTTGCTTATGGGAGAGGGGCAGCAGGAGGAGGAGAAGATGTAGTAATCACAAAGAACAGCTAAAGTCAAAAGGTCTGACATGTTGTTTGTGTCTGAGGTGCGTGATTTTTTCATTCGGTTAGCGGAGGCAGTTTAAACATACTACTCACCCAACTTTCACCTAACACGATGGGAAAAAAACCAAACCTTTACAAGTAAGGCTAGAGCAAcagaatgagaaaataataagaagaatTCAAAACTAAGTTCATCAAAGAAGCCAAAGTTttccttgaaaatttcaaGGAGCTTATAAAGTACCAATTATAAGATACTTCAAAACACCAAATATTGCCAATTCTaccaaaacttcaaaaaaaaaaaaataaaaagaatgatCCATCCAGTGGTTTCCATAATTAGATAAActaaaaacttttttaaaggaaaataaactaaacTTAAACACTAATCCACTAcgtaagttaaataatttagaactCTATAGCCATGAGAAACAAAAGACAGAAATTTCCACCAAAatcgagaaaaaaaaatctgagcCAGAAATACTGAGACGAAATAAGAATAGAAAATTGTACTTGACGTCGAAGATCAGCCTCACGAAGCTTGGCTTCGATTTCTTCAATTGTAGAAGGCGGTGGCGTCTTCGTCTCCGAAAGCCTCCTCCGGAGCCACGTCGGGATAGTCGGCGGCGAGCAGGACAAAACCCCGTCGCTCGCCGGAAACTCCATGGCAATTCCCCCCACAGGCCTCCCCCTCTCAGCCGACTCCATCAGGCAACAACCAAAATCAACAACGAAGAATCAAGAAACCAACAGTAATGAACACACCTCAACCCCCGACGATCAAAACCACTATTCACAACCAAAACTCACTGACAGTACGAATTCACCAACCGAAACTCTCAACACAAACAATCAATTATCATTCACAAAACACATACGAGCCCGGCGCGCGCGCGTGTGCGAAGAGATTATATACACACGAAAGTAtacaaaatatacatatatatatatctacagacagagagagaaaggaaggtttgagagagaaagagagagagagaaggttCAGGAAAGGGAACGAcgattgaaattgaaatggaaatggaaatggaaatgggtttgttttcttggttttgaGTGTGGGGGTGAGCTTTTTATGGGGTTTCTACTTTTTCGTATTGATGGAACGAAATCGTGCTTTGTTAGAAAGGCGTTGGGAAGAAGCGTGTTGAGGTTGCGTGCAGAAACGCGTGTTTTCTCTGCGGTTGCTTAATTGAAAGAAGACAGGTAGCCACGTCAGCTTGTAGGTAACCCCAACGGTACACTCTCCGCTCGCCTTTAATGAAAGTTGCACGTTTCTATTTTGACATTGTGCGACTCTACCGCTTTTCGTATTTTACCATTTTGCCCATGACCTAACTCCTTAACTTCTGCTTTGACCACGTGATTTAGTAGTCTAAACTTGCGTTTCGAGCAACGTTGTTTTTAGAGTAAATATGATCGCCAGTTCCTgatattaaatctaattatataattatt comes from Sesamum indicum cultivar Zhongzhi No. 13 linkage group LG10, S_indicum_v1.0, whole genome shotgun sequence and encodes:
- the LOC105172554 gene encoding serine/threonine-protein kinase SRK2A-like, whose translation is MDKYELVKDIGSGNFGVARLMRNKETKELVAMKYIERGHKIDENVAREIINHRSLRHPNIIRFKEVVLTPTHLAIVMEYAAGGELFERICNAGRFSEDEARYFFQQLISGVNYCHSMQICHRDLKLENTLLDGSPAPRLKICDFGYSKSSLLHSRPKSTVGTPAYIAPEVLSRREYDGKLADVWSCGVTLYVMLVGAYPFEDQEDPRNFRRTIQRIMAVQYKIPDYVHISQDCRHLLSRIFVANPARRITIKDIKTHPWFLKNLPRELTDAAQATYYRRENPTYSLQTVEEIMKIVEEAKTPAPVSRSVGGFGWGGEEEEDKEEDVEEEEVEEEDEDEYEKQVKAAHASGEVRLT
- the LOC105172555 gene encoding uncharacterized protein LOC105172555; this translates as MESAERGRPVGGIAMEFPASDGVLSCSPPTIPTWLRRRLSETKTPPPSTIEEIEAKLREADLRRQKFYENLSSKARPKPRSPSRSSSHEDDLGQRLEAKLLAAEEKRLSMLANAQMRLAKLDELRQAAKTQVEMRFKKERAELGTKVEMRVRQAEANRLLILRAYRQRRATLKERTSQSLMRRSARESKYKERVRAAMCQKRAAAERKRLGLLEAEKRKARARVLQVQKVASSISHQREIERSEMKNKLEDRLQRARRKRAEYLKQRGRPYNAVLNSLHTMHEQADILARKIARCWKKFTMLKKTTVTLVKAYNDLNINEKSVKSLPFEQFALLIQSTDTLHTTKALLDRLEIRYRLSQCIPNPSAWNDIDHLLKRVASPKRKEVPRKAVFNREEKKTLPSRHVGRNLPLSRYQVRVVLCAYMILGHPDAVISGQGEREAALVKSAVKFVKEFDLLIKIILNGPLEVSDEESGHVMMRRTFRAQLAAFDSAWCSFLNSFVVWKAKDARSLEEDLVRAACRLELSMIQTCKMTPDGDSGPLSHDMKAIQKQVSEDQKLLREKVLHLGGGAGIERMETALSDTRKKFFNAKENGSPITPLSTLILSPSPASSSSFGSSVKASNASVSSQKQSSVVRSLFREHADPKEVSSPVSSSSISRFSGESLDMENVRIVNEYVHGERLAFADSFSSAGGYQSNIMAKVKETMEKAFWDGIIESVRQDEPNYSHVVGLMSEVRDGICALAPASWRQEIIEAIDLEILTQVLNSGKLDINFLGRILEYALTTLRKLSAPAYEDELKKKHQQFMKDLAETCWASGSSENSQVIALIKGLRFVLEQIQELKQEVSKARIRILEPFLNGPEALYFLGKAFTNRYGHPSNALTALPSTAKWLSSVRGGKDEEWNEHKCLLSELTRRQENSSSFLPTTTLRTGGSSLVKMNGNQVDVSSTSSATTFIETIDPHLECKGEEIDLLVRLGLLKLVNKIAGLTEGELPETMSLNLFRLRGVQSQVQKIVVIATSVLVLRQTLLSQRIVTSQAQMDTILSSSVKQLSECLDSAADAGIKDIVEMLTPEDDKSVDTKLHPMKELMARMLSKSLQEDDAVFTRVSRAVYLALRGIVLGGTGKQGRELAETALQKVGASLLVDEVVKAATVLVVTAKVSVIVHGPWYANLTKD